From one Halosimplex rubrum genomic stretch:
- a CDS encoding DUF262 domain-containing protein: MSDEADDLYDKYIDYDGRDLDTRNVGDGKVVRPITAENFEMEKRTLGEVLTDQKFNVPEYQRLYSWKNIHHEQYWSDIEQFVNADLVADRREVSDVFFSSMYFAVNDDKQVYEVIDGQQRLTTTHLLLRVLMEHLEDVDPASIEDDTLAEFRDYGIGRITDILYVEEMFGKREPRLTLNKHDAEFFKALMMGPSAQVDYLKNEADFSIHGNNSDAVQVSECLDRFGTTDDELADLDTDSLSSGAFFKLYRSHRRLLNAYEFYDEKISGVVADAETPDETVRALVNILNYVYNSYHVGEYLIREAESDFRMQIFEILNDRGVDLTKIDRIRAAVVNAFFDTDVKDEYVDKWEDIVVAFATDGDAIDDYLSIYLSIVDDGIDRIGDASAELTNAFDTRNIDSDVVPRLRNLDEAKAFLDYAHDLVDYYQDITTTELAADDLELASHREQCREILVRLNNQQMDQWRPFVLALYYHTNPESERDAAQFHRVLETIEKLNLRRLLISERPSIFREVFIEAVEEFNLAPTAEATPDSVYEASREYLITEMRSSTPTLFGDRFVDTVVQTQSWSTGTARLLFGKIAQDHFDDSSRAVERDLNMGNIHLEHVLPQTPVSDPEDPTWLREFFKLDSEPDIEIASEIERYIELVQRSDLDEEEERLKDNISEFITQGFIDDIGNFLLLRDTDNIGASNRPLAEKMTQYYSEIDGFASIYPNRYFTAEYGNVDRDSLDKLREQHDGGDVSNVDADVVAYFNSFWTYETLQDRRIELLLDILSTLGFDSFEDEFGIESDQDEVRHEIREKTDQEFEKRLSVRSL; encoded by the coding sequence ATGTCGGACGAGGCTGACGATTTGTATGATAAGTACATCGACTACGATGGCAGAGATCTCGATACCCGGAATGTCGGTGATGGGAAGGTAGTTCGGCCGATTACGGCCGAGAATTTCGAGATGGAGAAACGGACTCTGGGAGAGGTCCTCACCGATCAGAAGTTCAACGTACCAGAGTACCAGCGACTGTACTCGTGGAAGAACATCCACCACGAACAGTATTGGTCGGACATCGAGCAGTTCGTGAATGCCGACCTGGTCGCTGACCGACGCGAAGTGTCGGACGTGTTCTTCAGCTCGATGTACTTCGCGGTCAACGACGACAAACAGGTGTACGAGGTCATCGACGGCCAACAGCGCCTGACGACGACACACCTGCTGTTGCGCGTCCTTATGGAGCATCTTGAGGACGTCGACCCAGCTTCTATCGAGGACGATACCCTGGCGGAGTTTCGGGACTACGGGATCGGACGAATCACCGATATCCTCTATGTGGAGGAGATGTTCGGCAAACGTGAGCCTCGGCTCACGCTGAACAAACACGACGCTGAATTTTTCAAAGCCCTCATGATGGGACCCTCCGCCCAGGTGGACTACCTCAAGAACGAGGCCGACTTCAGCATTCACGGGAACAACAGCGATGCAGTACAAGTCTCGGAATGTCTGGACCGGTTCGGTACCACGGACGATGAACTCGCGGACTTGGATACTGACTCGCTGTCCTCAGGGGCGTTCTTCAAACTGTACCGCTCACACCGGCGGTTGTTGAACGCTTACGAGTTCTACGACGAGAAGATTAGCGGCGTCGTCGCCGACGCCGAGACGCCGGACGAGACTGTGCGAGCGCTCGTGAATATCCTTAACTACGTCTACAACTCCTACCACGTCGGGGAGTACCTGATTCGAGAGGCGGAGTCGGACTTCCGGATGCAGATCTTCGAGATTTTGAACGACCGCGGCGTCGATCTGACGAAGATCGACCGTATCAGGGCAGCGGTCGTGAACGCGTTCTTCGATACCGACGTGAAAGACGAGTACGTCGACAAGTGGGAGGACATCGTGGTGGCGTTCGCAACCGATGGTGATGCCATCGACGACTACCTCTCGATCTATCTGAGTATCGTCGACGATGGCATCGACAGGATTGGTGACGCGAGCGCCGAACTGACCAACGCCTTCGACACGCGGAACATCGACTCGGATGTCGTCCCGCGGCTTCGGAATCTCGATGAAGCGAAGGCGTTCCTCGACTACGCGCACGACCTCGTCGACTACTATCAAGATATCACGACCACGGAGCTCGCCGCTGACGACCTTGAGTTAGCCAGTCACCGAGAGCAGTGTCGGGAAATCCTTGTTCGCCTCAATAACCAACAGATGGACCAGTGGCGGCCATTCGTCCTGGCGCTCTACTATCACACCAATCCTGAATCGGAACGGGATGCAGCACAGTTCCACCGCGTACTAGAGACCATCGAGAAACTCAACCTGCGACGCCTCCTCATCTCTGAACGACCGAGTATTTTCCGCGAGGTCTTCATCGAGGCCGTCGAGGAGTTCAATCTCGCACCAACTGCCGAAGCCACTCCAGATAGTGTATACGAGGCTTCTCGAGAGTACCTCATCACCGAGATGCGTTCCTCTACGCCGACGCTGTTCGGCGACCGGTTCGTCGATACGGTCGTCCAGACGCAGTCCTGGAGTACCGGAACGGCGCGACTGCTCTTCGGGAAGATCGCCCAGGATCACTTCGACGACAGTAGTCGTGCCGTCGAGCGAGATCTGAACATGGGGAACATCCATCTCGAACACGTCCTCCCGCAGACACCCGTCAGCGACCCGGAAGACCCGACGTGGCTTCGGGAGTTTTTCAAACTCGACTCGGAGCCGGACATCGAGATCGCGTCAGAGATCGAACGCTATATCGAGCTGGTGCAGCGCTCTGATCTCGACGAAGAGGAGGAGCGACTGAAAGACAATATCTCGGAGTTCATCACGCAGGGGTTCATCGACGATATCGGGAACTTCCTCCTGCTCCGTGACACCGATAATATCGGGGCGAGTAATCGGCCACTCGCCGAGAAGATGACGCAGTACTACTCCGAGATCGACGGTTTCGCCAGTATCTACCCCAATCGGTATTTCACGGCCGAATACGGCAACGTCGATCGCGACTCCCTCGACAAACTCCGTGAGCAGCACGATGGCGGTGACGTTTCGAATGTGGACGCCGATGTAGTGGCGTATTTCAACTCCTTCTGGACCTACGAGACTCTGCAGGATCGACGAATCGAGCTCCTCTTGGATATTCTGTCGACGCTTGGGTTCGATTCGTTTGAGGACGAGTTCGGGATTGAATCCGACCAAGATGAGGTACGCCACGAAATTCGAGAGAAGACGGACCAAGAGTTTGAGAAACGTCTGTCCGTCCGATCGCTTTAA
- a CDS encoding competence protein CoiA family protein: MPFLALHDGTEVIPNQVQKGDLLECPKCGDQLKIRDSHRRKGSFVARHFYHAAEEETDCGGESPPHLRMKSIAYSKLTTEYPDATIGLEQQLGDRRADILVEFPQPRFPEGRGIGVEVQHKHEDKDVDAVTAEYFATEYSVLWLGEEDFSGFNVDLSGILPTWPHAVQHDFSDGYHGVIHWLRQSKPANPSMDIVLPREYLAEHSEGLRRAWEYGKFDQGGQSDWNDLGFWWLSASYDPYQKWFKLTETPDGRTMLQLGKQVRGTEHVLAPVQTEHSRNRGKVHSLAYEVDSADTSAGEWADIEKAWLETGLQSTSVIFKLVVTPSGELALSLGKYKEHSDDGEFITVSTEFQRNLKESLHELANLLG, from the coding sequence ATGCCGTTCTTGGCCCTCCACGACGGTACCGAGGTCATCCCGAATCAGGTACAGAAAGGGGATCTCCTCGAGTGCCCGAAGTGCGGCGATCAATTGAAAATTCGCGACTCCCATCGCCGGAAGGGGTCGTTCGTCGCGCGGCATTTCTACCACGCTGCTGAAGAGGAGACGGACTGTGGCGGTGAATCTCCACCTCATTTGCGGATGAAGTCGATCGCGTATTCGAAGCTCACGACCGAGTATCCCGACGCTACAATAGGACTAGAACAGCAGCTGGGTGACCGGCGTGCCGATATTCTCGTTGAGTTTCCACAGCCTCGGTTCCCTGAGGGCCGTGGCATCGGCGTCGAAGTACAGCACAAACACGAGGACAAGGATGTCGACGCAGTAACCGCTGAGTATTTTGCTACAGAGTACAGCGTCCTCTGGTTGGGAGAAGAGGACTTCTCCGGATTCAACGTCGATCTCTCTGGCATTCTCCCGACCTGGCCTCACGCGGTCCAACACGACTTCAGCGACGGGTATCATGGCGTCATCCACTGGCTCCGACAATCAAAGCCAGCCAATCCCTCGATGGACATCGTCCTGCCGCGAGAATATCTAGCTGAACACAGCGAGGGACTTCGTCGAGCATGGGAGTACGGGAAGTTCGATCAGGGAGGGCAATCGGACTGGAACGATCTCGGATTCTGGTGGTTGAGTGCCTCGTATGACCCGTACCAGAAGTGGTTCAAACTCACCGAAACGCCTGACGGGCGGACGATGCTTCAGCTCGGGAAGCAGGTCCGCGGTACTGAACACGTGCTCGCTCCAGTTCAGACTGAACACTCTCGGAATCGGGGGAAGGTTCACAGCTTGGCTTACGAGGTTGATTCAGCAGATACCTCCGCTGGCGAATGGGCAGATATCGAAAAGGCATGGCTGGAAACCGGATTGCAGAGCACTTCGGTTATCTTCAAGCTCGTTGTAACTCCGAGCGGGGAGCTCGCTCTTTCGCTGGGAAAGTACAAGGAACACAGCGACGATGGCGAGTTCATTACCGTCTCTACCGAGTTCCAGCGTAATCTCAAAGAGAGCCTCCACGAACTGGCTAACCTTCTGGGGTGA
- a CDS encoding DUF1156 domain-containing protein: MTEEDNSERSEERKSVAIEGKLPLKAVGIENLKEANPQHMPPHRYLHPWFARRPTPGARLAVLASVLPADVEPDQLLNWMQIGPSEGTGGESIVDYVARKKSQEDERTGTLQDHYGYPRPFTRSPSKNQREEIHDLLLDQWEGELPTILDPTAGGGVIPFESLRYDLPTIANELNAVPSLILKTMNEYAPKVGSLKSDLNRWSDEIDKIASEQLKEYFPSKNDRQTPSHYACTYTVTCPDCGFEIPLVKKWWLQKQSATKGIAARPQLNHENKSIEYDCVRLPDDIEKSEFDPQKGPYSRSGADCLNCPVVLESDNIQEAFKEGEYRSTIYGVKYVSDSSSSGWRAPTKMDHDACKKASNRVDTDFALQSLLSTKRYDGDIHERALIYGVSEWRDAFTDRQLISHYQYLQAFRDVEEQIRQEHDEIEANAILTILSLISSKAIDRNTRFAPLDTGKGYPANAVGGKQFGLQWSFVDNNLCAGNQSWKDNFERVRDSYEEMVTYLEDIDNPDSTVLVGDAAELEIESESIQAVVIDPPYYDSIIYSEMSDIFYVWLKEYLGESFPEMFPDDLSNKEDEAVANVAEYDHIADGSKSKKDFAAGDYEDKMAEIFQELHRVLEPGGVMTVMFTHKESSAWDTLTKSLIRSGFTVTSTHPITSEMPQRTDTRGGGSADSTLLLTGRKPIDSSTSTGQRAPTLWSDVRADTRTVAKEAARDLLDSGLSLTKTDVIISAFGPTLKVYADAYPVVDDRDEEVPPRRALEEAREAVTRVLVEEYLEGEGLGDLDDITEWYILSWLVHESDTFHYDDGHQLGLGVGVDIDDIKRSTKIWGKKRGDIQLKTHEERVQDITLPPEERSNRTPVDPEALSYTIALDAVHAAMHVYEKQGEDVAIDWLKERNFDTDAGFKATLKALLQVLPKNSSEWEAARDLALGRTHDALGLEFTPTDFTAAAEDRLEQSELGDHES, translated from the coding sequence ATGACAGAAGAAGATAATTCGGAACGAAGTGAAGAGCGTAAGAGTGTCGCGATAGAGGGTAAACTTCCCCTAAAGGCGGTGGGAATTGAGAATCTAAAGGAGGCGAACCCACAACATATGCCTCCGCATCGTTATCTCCACCCTTGGTTTGCGAGACGTCCCACCCCGGGAGCAAGGCTTGCGGTTCTTGCTTCAGTCCTTCCAGCGGATGTTGAACCGGATCAGCTACTTAATTGGATGCAAATCGGCCCCTCCGAAGGAACAGGTGGAGAGAGCATAGTCGATTACGTTGCGAGAAAGAAAAGTCAAGAAGACGAACGAACTGGGACCCTACAGGATCATTATGGTTATCCACGCCCCTTCACACGCTCTCCAAGCAAAAACCAGCGCGAAGAGATTCATGACCTTCTCTTAGATCAGTGGGAAGGAGAACTCCCGACAATTCTTGACCCAACGGCTGGAGGTGGAGTTATTCCGTTTGAATCTCTCCGATATGATCTCCCAACTATTGCGAACGAATTGAATGCGGTTCCCTCTCTCATTCTCAAGACGATGAATGAGTACGCTCCAAAAGTTGGCTCATTAAAAAGTGACCTGAATAGGTGGAGCGACGAAATTGATAAAATCGCATCGGAACAGTTGAAGGAGTATTTCCCCAGTAAGAATGATCGGCAAACACCCTCTCACTATGCCTGTACTTATACGGTTACTTGTCCAGATTGTGGATTCGAGATACCGTTGGTGAAGAAGTGGTGGCTCCAGAAGCAGTCCGCAACGAAAGGTATCGCTGCTCGCCCGCAACTCAATCATGAAAATAAGAGTATTGAATATGATTGTGTTCGTCTCCCAGATGATATCGAAAAAAGCGAATTTGACCCTCAGAAGGGGCCATATTCACGAAGTGGGGCAGATTGTCTTAATTGTCCCGTAGTGTTGGAGTCTGATAATATACAAGAGGCATTCAAAGAGGGAGAATATCGGTCGACAATCTATGGCGTAAAATATGTCAGTGACTCTTCCAGCTCCGGATGGAGGGCACCAACGAAGATGGATCACGATGCCTGTAAAAAGGCTTCAAATCGGGTAGACACCGACTTTGCGCTTCAATCTCTCCTTTCTACTAAGAGATATGATGGAGACATTCATGAGCGTGCATTGATATATGGTGTTTCCGAATGGCGAGATGCCTTCACTGACCGCCAGCTGATCTCCCATTATCAGTATCTACAGGCATTTCGTGACGTGGAGGAACAAATCCGGCAGGAACACGACGAGATTGAAGCTAACGCTATCCTAACAATATTGTCATTAATATCAAGCAAGGCAATTGACCGGAATACACGTTTTGCACCTCTGGATACCGGAAAGGGCTACCCAGCGAATGCAGTTGGCGGAAAACAGTTTGGGTTGCAGTGGAGCTTTGTTGATAATAACCTGTGCGCTGGGAACCAGTCTTGGAAGGATAACTTCGAACGGGTACGTGACTCATATGAAGAAATGGTCACGTATCTTGAAGATATCGATAACCCAGACTCTACAGTATTGGTTGGGGACGCGGCAGAACTGGAGATTGAATCCGAGTCAATCCAAGCAGTGGTAATCGATCCGCCATATTATGATAGTATTATATATTCCGAAATGTCTGATATATTTTATGTGTGGTTGAAAGAATATCTCGGAGAATCCTTCCCGGAGATGTTCCCTGATGACCTCTCAAATAAAGAGGACGAGGCCGTTGCTAACGTTGCCGAGTATGATCATATTGCAGATGGTTCCAAATCCAAGAAGGATTTTGCAGCAGGCGATTATGAGGATAAAATGGCAGAAATATTTCAAGAACTGCATAGAGTATTGGAACCTGGCGGAGTTATGACTGTAATGTTTACTCACAAAGAGTCCAGTGCGTGGGATACTTTGACTAAGTCACTAATTCGATCTGGATTTACTGTCACCTCTACACACCCAATTACCAGTGAGATGCCACAAAGAACCGACACTCGTGGTGGAGGCTCTGCAGATAGTACGCTTTTGCTCACAGGGAGAAAGCCGATTGACTCATCTACTTCCACGGGCCAGAGGGCTCCTACCCTTTGGAGTGACGTTAGAGCTGATACAAGAACTGTTGCGAAGGAAGCAGCACGTGATCTACTCGATTCTGGCCTTTCACTCACTAAAACGGACGTAATTATCTCCGCTTTCGGACCGACTCTCAAAGTCTACGCCGATGCATACCCTGTTGTTGATGATCGAGATGAAGAAGTCCCTCCTCGTCGGGCTCTTGAAGAGGCGCGAGAGGCAGTAACTCGCGTCCTTGTTGAAGAGTATCTTGAGGGAGAAGGGCTCGGAGACTTGGACGACATTACAGAGTGGTATATCCTCTCTTGGCTGGTTCATGAATCCGACACCTTCCACTACGACGACGGCCACCAACTGGGTCTTGGCGTTGGTGTCGACATTGACGATATCAAGCGCTCTACGAAAATCTGGGGGAAGAAACGTGGCGACATACAGCTGAAAACCCACGAAGAGCGCGTCCAAGATATTACACTCCCACCCGAAGAGAGATCTAACAGGACGCCCGTTGATCCTGAAGCGCTGTCCTACACAATTGCCCTTGATGCAGTTCACGCCGCAATGCACGTTTACGAGAAACAGGGTGAGGACGTCGCAATTGATTGGCTCAAAGAACGCAACTTCGACACAGACGCGGGCTTCAAAGCAACGCTCAAAGCCCTCCTACAAGTTCTTCCGAAGAACAGTTCGGAATGGGAGGCTGCTCGCGACCTCGCATTAGGGAGAACCCATGACGCTCTTGGCCTCGAATTCACACCTACCGATTTCACTGCGGCCGCAGAAGATCGGCTTGAACAGAGCGAGCTTGGTGACCACGAATCTTGA
- a CDS encoding helicase-related protein — translation MTNLRDREWQSIYESKPEQGRAHLVKDFYEPALERSQQYDRIAGYFSSTALAAAANGIHALVENDGEMRLIVGTELYESDRPVLETLTDRLEENLEDLDDERLDANLRILARLLREGRIHIKVAYPRSPSHDWEIFHPKVGLFHDSDGNTISFEGSVNETVGGWARNYERFKVHRSWVPEQADYVAGDEDTFQRLWSDEHPFVEVYDLPEAIEEDIIDWKAPDTESDLQEAIQIANGTAPPTERDKANIIQDGPLSPGGLALAEEASTITPWPHQRVVSDTLVNTYPQSFLLCDEVGLGKTIEAGLTLSRLGLTGELETGLLLVPASLQRQWQEELWEKFNINAVRFDRDTAGDHVFRDVRGRDHYPPSATDLDLTGEREWADSPIWRFLYEQQSTDADASSPLDGPTVVIMSWHTARLDDRWDQVAPLDRVSDRSRNGIPASCRGRDHDTEDRMGVWDAVIVDEAHNARRGSNFYALLEQLRDYTHAYYLLTATPMQLHSGELYDLMQLLDLPGGWDNRDTFMEFFETRDGLSRALNEVLDNPSSESDKAEASWDTQATLDGLEHQDRLPTDRPFSSKVFQHLADELEINEDGQDRAIAKERVLTACRLARAYGDAYDGYLDHVDDAMADYDIDRFEASEDTKLKRLLYPEDADEWLMASRSDRQDALDELSPGGWRVIRDVLAESTPVDALIHRNTRDTLRKYEAVGLLDTTVPNRNPEQRKIELTEETRAVYDQIDEYTREFYKRAQQTDEAQTRAIGFVMTTYRQRLTSSVYAISQSLKHRLETLRAQRTVLAGRERARDRDYGDAEQVVLETLQDADLDDGDVLDELDASSDDLDLSELIPSVTEEGKQLIEEEIEALEAFVNDLDLVDTDPKIQQLYNDLDELDRAGHNRVIVFTQYADTMDFIRDSLADLLGATIATYSGRGGELYDPDSETWEHVGKERVKREFSRDDGQVDILVCTDSASEGLNLQECGALINYDLPWNPMRVEQRIGRIDRIGQRFDEIRILNYSYEDTVETDIYDRLDDRIGLFENVVGEMQPILSGVSQQIRDATLNADSADDQSAVESADREFSEELEERDQGDRVDVGESLEDVDDLVAQDVVDEAKLDAWQSYSHPDLVDVGEEEYEYHPPFETPSLQSVLVDNDALAEAGVEFIPVHEIDFEYDDGDFDFADSTYRLSVGDAPIEVPAGDGEQTIAQAIATADDEVAVTFSAVCADEFPSVQHLAPGHPLLVQLLTVLQDASEDPSRLQQRIVTRPDQDQEPVVCAWGRDGVFTRIAGDGTVTENGSMDSLPTWCDQFLDNREKSTKQPQ, via the coding sequence ATGACTAATCTACGTGACCGCGAGTGGCAGTCCATCTACGAGAGCAAACCCGAGCAGGGACGCGCCCATCTCGTCAAGGACTTCTACGAGCCCGCATTGGAACGCAGCCAGCAATACGACCGGATCGCGGGCTACTTCTCCAGTACGGCACTCGCGGCTGCTGCCAACGGCATTCACGCCCTCGTCGAGAACGATGGTGAAATGCGCCTCATCGTCGGCACCGAACTCTACGAGTCTGACCGTCCGGTTCTAGAGACGCTCACCGACCGCCTCGAGGAAAACCTCGAGGACCTCGATGACGAACGCCTGGATGCGAACCTCCGTATTCTCGCGCGTCTCCTCCGCGAGGGCCGGATCCACATCAAGGTCGCCTATCCACGCTCTCCCTCTCACGACTGGGAGATCTTCCATCCGAAAGTTGGACTCTTCCACGATAGCGACGGAAACACGATTTCGTTCGAGGGCAGCGTCAATGAGACGGTCGGCGGCTGGGCTCGCAACTACGAGCGGTTCAAAGTCCACCGTTCGTGGGTTCCTGAACAGGCGGACTACGTCGCCGGCGACGAGGATACCTTCCAGCGACTGTGGAGTGATGAACACCCCTTCGTCGAAGTGTATGACCTCCCCGAGGCGATCGAAGAGGACATCATCGACTGGAAAGCCCCAGACACCGAGAGCGATCTCCAGGAAGCGATTCAGATCGCGAACGGTACAGCTCCGCCGACGGAGCGCGACAAAGCGAACATCATTCAGGATGGACCGCTCTCGCCCGGTGGGCTCGCACTGGCCGAGGAGGCGAGCACGATCACGCCGTGGCCGCATCAACGAGTCGTCTCGGACACACTCGTCAATACGTATCCACAGAGCTTCTTGCTGTGTGACGAGGTGGGACTCGGGAAGACGATCGAGGCCGGTCTTACACTCTCCCGGCTCGGACTCACCGGGGAGCTTGAAACCGGGTTGTTGCTGGTTCCGGCGAGTCTGCAGCGGCAGTGGCAGGAAGAGCTCTGGGAGAAGTTCAACATCAACGCCGTCCGATTCGACCGGGACACAGCGGGCGATCACGTATTCCGGGACGTCCGCGGTCGCGACCACTATCCACCATCGGCAACGGACCTCGACCTCACTGGGGAGCGCGAATGGGCGGACAGCCCCATCTGGCGGTTCCTCTACGAACAGCAGTCGACTGATGCCGATGCATCGTCGCCGCTGGATGGGCCGACGGTCGTCATTATGTCCTGGCACACGGCTCGTCTCGACGACCGGTGGGATCAGGTCGCTCCCTTAGACCGGGTATCCGACCGGTCTCGGAACGGCATCCCGGCAAGCTGTCGCGGACGCGACCACGATACGGAAGACCGGATGGGCGTGTGGGACGCCGTCATCGTCGACGAGGCGCACAACGCCCGGCGTGGCAGTAATTTCTACGCTCTTCTCGAACAGCTTCGCGATTATACGCACGCCTACTACCTCTTGACGGCTACCCCGATGCAATTGCACTCTGGCGAACTCTACGACCTGATGCAGTTGCTGGATCTTCCGGGTGGTTGGGATAACCGGGATACCTTCATGGAGTTCTTCGAAACCCGAGACGGGCTGTCGCGGGCCCTCAACGAGGTTCTCGACAACCCGAGTTCAGAGTCCGACAAAGCGGAGGCTTCCTGGGACACGCAAGCCACGCTCGATGGACTGGAACACCAAGATCGGCTCCCGACGGACCGACCATTCTCCTCAAAAGTCTTCCAGCACCTTGCAGACGAACTCGAGATCAATGAGGACGGACAGGACCGTGCCATCGCCAAAGAGCGTGTGCTGACCGCGTGCCGGCTCGCACGAGCCTATGGAGACGCCTACGACGGCTATCTCGACCATGTAGACGACGCGATGGCAGATTATGACATCGACCGCTTCGAGGCGAGCGAGGATACGAAACTCAAACGGCTCCTCTATCCTGAAGACGCCGACGAGTGGTTGATGGCGTCCCGCAGCGACCGACAGGACGCACTTGACGAACTTTCCCCAGGCGGTTGGCGAGTCATTCGCGATGTTCTCGCGGAGTCCACACCGGTCGACGCGCTCATCCACCGGAATACACGGGATACACTCCGGAAGTACGAGGCGGTCGGTCTCCTCGATACGACCGTTCCGAACCGGAATCCCGAACAACGGAAAATCGAACTCACCGAGGAGACACGGGCGGTCTACGACCAGATCGACGAGTACACACGTGAGTTCTACAAGCGAGCCCAGCAGACTGACGAAGCCCAAACACGCGCCATCGGGTTCGTGATGACCACGTATCGACAGCGACTCACGTCGAGTGTCTATGCGATCAGTCAGAGCCTGAAACACCGGCTTGAGACACTCCGGGCACAACGAACCGTGCTCGCCGGTCGGGAGCGCGCTCGTGACCGGGACTATGGTGATGCGGAGCAGGTTGTCCTCGAAACGCTACAAGACGCAGACCTCGACGACGGGGACGTTCTGGATGAACTCGACGCTAGTAGCGACGACCTGGACCTCTCTGAACTCATCCCGAGCGTGACTGAAGAGGGGAAACAGCTTATCGAGGAAGAAATCGAGGCCCTGGAAGCGTTCGTCAACGACTTAGACTTGGTTGATACAGACCCGAAAATTCAGCAGCTGTACAACGACCTCGACGAGCTGGACCGGGCTGGTCACAACCGGGTGATTGTCTTCACGCAGTACGCGGACACAATGGACTTCATCCGGGACAGTCTCGCGGACCTTCTTGGAGCAACAATCGCGACGTACTCCGGTCGTGGCGGCGAGCTGTACGACCCCGATTCTGAAACGTGGGAGCATGTCGGGAAAGAGCGCGTGAAGCGTGAATTCTCACGTGATGATGGGCAGGTCGATATCCTCGTCTGTACCGACTCCGCGAGTGAGGGGCTAAACCTCCAGGAGTGTGGGGCGCTCATCAACTACGACTTGCCGTGGAACCCGATGCGAGTTGAACAGCGTATCGGTCGGATCGACCGTATCGGCCAACGATTCGACGAGATTCGCATTCTCAACTACAGCTACGAGGATACGGTTGAGACGGACATCTACGATCGCCTTGACGACCGGATTGGCCTCTTCGAAAACGTCGTCGGTGAGATGCAACCCATACTCTCCGGCGTCAGCCAACAGATTCGGGATGCGACCTTGAACGCGGACAGCGCTGACGACCAGTCTGCGGTCGAATCAGCTGACCGCGAGTTCTCTGAAGAACTCGAAGAACGCGATCAGGGCGACCGCGTCGATGTCGGAGAGTCACTCGAGGACGTCGACGACCTCGTCGCTCAGGACGTCGTCGACGAAGCAAAACTTGATGCGTGGCAGTCCTACAGTCACCCAGATCTCGTCGATGTCGGCGAGGAGGAATACGAGTATCACCCCCCGTTCGAGACACCGAGTCTCCAGTCAGTGTTGGTCGATAACGATGCTCTTGCCGAGGCCGGTGTCGAATTCATCCCGGTTCACGAGATTGACTTCGAGTACGATGACGGGGACTTCGACTTTGCGGACAGTACATATCGCCTCTCAGTAGGTGACGCACCGATTGAGGTCCCAGCCGGGGATGGGGAACAGACGATTGCACAGGCTATTGCGACTGCTGATGATGAAGTCGCGGTGACGTTCTCGGCTGTGTGTGCTGACGAGTTCCCATCCGTTCAGCATCTTGCGCCAGGTCATCCACTTCTCGTGCAGCTCCTCACAGTACTGCAGGATGCGAGTGAGGATCCGTCGCGACTCCAACAGCGAATCGTAACTCGACCCGATCAAGACCAAGAGCCTGTCGTGTGTGCGTGGGGGCGGGACGGCGTGTTTACCCGGATTGCGGGCGATGGGACTGTGACTGAAAATGGATCGATGGATTCCCTCCCGACATGGTGTGATCAATTCCTCGATAACCGAGAGAAGTCAACAAAGCAGCCACAGTAG